In Maridesulfovibrio sp., a single genomic region encodes these proteins:
- the ileS gene encoding isoleucine--tRNA ligase, giving the protein MSDYKKTLCLPKTKFPMKANLKQREPEMLKRWEEISVYNKMVEANADAERYVLHDGPPYANGHIHMGTAMNKVLKDIIVKSRNMQGQKAEYVPGWDCHGLPIEHKVEQELKKKKKDLPTIVIRKLCREYAKGFVDTQRKEFKRLGVLGNWEDPYLTMKPEYEAATARELGRFMEKGSVVRGKKPIHWCCSCRTALAEAEVEYEDHTSPSIYVRFPLNDEKLLKALPEDTAAKVDLARTYICIWTTTPWTIPDNMAVAVHPEFEYCVTVVDGNFYILAERLLPVCAESFGWDKYEIIGKVAGAALEGVVAKHPIYDRESPVVLADYVTLDSGTGCVHTAPGHGREDFETGMRYGLEIYSPMNNDGVFLKDVEFFAGLNVFEANPKVIEKLEEVGNLLAKENITHSYPHCWRCKEPVIFRATTQWFISMEENNLRGKALKAIRDDVKWVPAWGEDRIYNMIENRPDWCISRQRNWGVPIIALICQDCDEVYNDPKWVFSVVDEFEKHERGCDYWFEKPVEEIAPAGLKCPKCGGTHWAKETDILDVWFDSGTSFAAVVEKRPENRFPADLYLEGSDQHRGWFHSSLLASVGTRGVPPYKTVLTHGYVVDKDGRKMSKSIGNVIAPQEIIDKHGAEILRMWVSAVNYQEDVRISDEILNRMVDTYRRIRNTCRYLLGNLNGFNPETDAVSPEQMLPLDLFALDLVKREHEVIQKAYSNFEFHKVYHTLHNLCTTDLSAFYLDIIKDRLYVSGEKSLERRSAQTVLWQTILMLLMDMAPVLSFTAEEAYSYLPDEMKEDTETVFALRPKLLTTGLDAAARKRWELLLDVRTEVTKAIEPMRREKIIGHSLDTKITLFADEEIAAALEGVEKREFFIVSGVEVKPLSEAGEDAVVCEELEGLKIKVEKAQGEKCSRCWRYDTLGTNPEHPELCPRCAGVLAGE; this is encoded by the coding sequence ATGAGCGATTATAAAAAGACTCTGTGTCTGCCCAAGACCAAATTTCCCATGAAGGCAAACCTCAAACAGCGCGAGCCGGAAATGCTCAAACGCTGGGAGGAAATTTCCGTATACAATAAAATGGTTGAGGCAAATGCCGATGCCGAAAGATACGTCCTCCACGACGGCCCCCCGTATGCCAACGGGCATATCCATATGGGTACGGCCATGAACAAGGTCCTCAAGGACATCATTGTAAAATCGCGCAACATGCAGGGCCAGAAAGCCGAGTATGTTCCCGGATGGGACTGCCACGGCCTGCCCATTGAACACAAGGTGGAGCAGGAACTGAAAAAAAAGAAAAAAGACCTGCCCACAATAGTCATCCGTAAACTCTGCCGCGAATACGCGAAAGGATTTGTAGATACCCAGCGCAAGGAATTCAAGAGACTCGGCGTGCTCGGCAACTGGGAAGACCCGTACCTGACCATGAAACCGGAATATGAAGCGGCAACAGCCCGCGAACTGGGACGTTTCATGGAAAAAGGTTCCGTGGTGCGCGGCAAAAAGCCCATCCACTGGTGCTGCTCATGCCGTACCGCTCTGGCCGAAGCCGAGGTTGAATACGAAGATCACACCTCTCCTTCCATATACGTCCGTTTTCCGCTCAATGACGAAAAGCTGCTGAAAGCGCTACCGGAAGATACTGCCGCCAAGGTGGATCTCGCCCGTACCTACATCTGCATCTGGACAACCACTCCGTGGACGATTCCGGACAACATGGCCGTGGCCGTTCACCCTGAATTCGAATACTGCGTTACCGTAGTAGACGGAAACTTTTACATACTCGCAGAAAGGCTGCTGCCCGTCTGCGCGGAATCATTCGGCTGGGATAAATACGAAATCATCGGCAAAGTTGCCGGCGCTGCTCTTGAAGGGGTTGTTGCAAAGCATCCCATTTACGACCGCGAATCTCCAGTCGTTCTGGCCGACTACGTAACACTGGACAGCGGTACCGGATGCGTCCACACCGCTCCCGGACACGGTCGTGAAGACTTTGAAACAGGCATGCGCTACGGCCTTGAAATCTACTCCCCCATGAACAACGACGGTGTGTTCCTCAAGGATGTTGAATTCTTTGCCGGACTCAATGTATTTGAAGCCAATCCCAAGGTAATTGAAAAGCTTGAGGAAGTAGGCAATCTGCTGGCAAAAGAAAACATCACCCACTCCTACCCTCACTGCTGGCGCTGCAAGGAGCCGGTAATCTTCCGCGCTACCACCCAGTGGTTTATCTCCATGGAAGAAAACAATCTGCGCGGCAAGGCCCTGAAGGCCATCCGTGACGATGTCAAATGGGTTCCAGCCTGGGGTGAAGACCGCATCTACAATATGATCGAAAACCGCCCGGACTGGTGTATCTCCCGCCAGCGCAACTGGGGCGTGCCCATAATCGCACTCATCTGCCAGGACTGCGACGAAGTCTACAATGATCCGAAATGGGTATTCTCGGTAGTTGATGAGTTTGAAAAGCATGAACGCGGCTGCGACTACTGGTTTGAAAAACCGGTGGAGGAAATCGCTCCCGCAGGACTCAAATGCCCCAAATGCGGAGGCACCCACTGGGCCAAGGAAACCGACATCCTTGATGTCTGGTTCGACTCCGGCACCAGCTTTGCCGCTGTTGTGGAAAAACGCCCCGAGAACAGATTTCCGGCCGACCTTTACCTTGAAGGATCGGACCAGCATCGCGGCTGGTTCCACAGCTCGCTGCTGGCTTCCGTCGGAACACGCGGAGTACCGCCCTACAAAACCGTACTGACCCACGGCTACGTAGTGGACAAGGACGGTCGCAAGATGTCCAAATCCATCGGCAACGTTATCGCCCCGCAGGAAATCATCGACAAACACGGCGCCGAAATCCTGCGCATGTGGGTTTCCGCTGTAAACTATCAGGAAGATGTGCGCATCTCGGACGAAATCCTGAACCGCATGGTGGATACCTATCGCCGTATTCGCAACACCTGCCGTTATCTGCTCGGCAACCTGAACGGTTTCAATCCTGAAACCGATGCAGTGAGCCCGGAACAGATGCTGCCTCTGGACCTCTTCGCGCTCGACCTGGTCAAACGTGAACACGAGGTCATTCAGAAGGCATACAGCAATTTCGAATTCCACAAGGTCTACCACACCCTGCATAACCTCTGCACCACCGACCTCTCGGCCTTCTACCTTGATATCATCAAGGACAGGCTTTACGTCTCCGGTGAAAAGAGTCTGGAACGCCGCTCGGCACAGACCGTGCTCTGGCAGACCATCCTCATGCTGCTGATGGACATGGCCCCGGTACTCTCCTTCACCGCCGAGGAAGCATATTCCTATCTTCCGGACGAAATGAAAGAAGATACGGAAACTGTTTTTGCACTGCGTCCGAAGCTCCTCACCACCGGCCTTGATGCAGCCGCACGCAAACGCTGGGAACTGCTCCTTGATGTGCGTACCGAGGTAACCAAGGCTATCGAACCCATGCGCAGAGAAAAAATCATCGGCCATTCGCTTGATACCAAAATCACCCTCTTTGCTGATGAAGAAATTGCCGCAGCCCTTGAGGGCGTTGAAAAACGCGAATTCTTCATTGTTTCCGGTGTAGAGGTTAAGCCCCTGTCCGAAGCAGGTGAAGACGCAGTCGTATGCGAAGAACTGGAAGGGCTGAAAATCAAGGTGGAAAAGGCTCAGGGCGAAAAATGCAGCCGCTGCTGGAGATACGATACTCTCGGCACCAATCCGGAACATCCGGAACTCT